In the Pseudolabrys taiwanensis genome, one interval contains:
- a CDS encoding acetyl-CoA acetyltransferase yields the protein MTAAIVGWAHSPFGKLSGESVESLIVKVTEQALADAGIAAQDVDEIILGHFNAGFSPQDFTASLVLQASPDLRFKRALRVENACATGSAAVHQGIKSIDARAARIVLAVGVEQMTTTPGPEIGRNLLKASYVREEAEVEGGFAGLFGKIAGLYYQKYGDQSDALAMIAAKNHKNGVGNPYAQMRKDLGYEFCRTESDKNPFVAGPLKRTDCSLVSDGAAAVVLADIETALRMKKAVAIRAAEHVQDFLPMSKRDILKFEGCALAWQRALAKSGLSLDDLSLVETHDCFTIAELIEYEAMGLTPEGQGAIAVKEGWTQKDGKLPVNPSGGLKAKGHPIGATGVSMHALAAMQLMQSAGDLQVKDAQLAGIFNMGGAAVANYVSILERIK from the coding sequence ATGACCGCCGCCATCGTGGGCTGGGCCCATTCCCCCTTCGGTAAACTTTCGGGCGAAAGCGTCGAAAGCCTGATCGTTAAGGTCACGGAACAGGCTCTCGCGGACGCCGGGATTGCCGCCCAGGACGTCGACGAGATCATCCTCGGCCATTTCAATGCAGGGTTCTCACCCCAGGATTTTACCGCCTCGCTGGTGCTACAGGCTTCGCCCGATTTGAGGTTCAAGCGTGCTTTGCGGGTGGAGAACGCCTGTGCCACCGGGTCGGCCGCCGTGCACCAGGGCATCAAGTCAATCGATGCGCGTGCCGCCCGTATCGTGCTGGCGGTCGGCGTCGAGCAGATGACGACGACGCCGGGGCCGGAAATCGGCCGCAACCTCTTGAAGGCGTCCTATGTGCGCGAAGAGGCCGAGGTCGAAGGTGGCTTCGCCGGCCTGTTCGGCAAGATCGCCGGTCTTTACTACCAGAAATACGGCGACCAGTCGGACGCGCTGGCGATGATCGCCGCGAAGAATCACAAGAACGGCGTCGGCAATCCTTACGCGCAGATGCGCAAGGACTTGGGTTACGAATTTTGCCGCACCGAGAGTGACAAGAACCCCTTCGTCGCGGGTCCGCTCAAGCGGACCGATTGCTCGCTTGTGTCCGACGGTGCCGCGGCGGTCGTGCTTGCCGACATCGAGACCGCCCTCCGCATGAAGAAGGCCGTCGCCATCCGCGCGGCCGAGCACGTGCAGGATTTCCTGCCGATGTCGAAGCGCGACATTCTGAAATTCGAAGGTTGCGCGCTCGCGTGGCAACGCGCGCTGGCGAAGTCCGGCCTTTCGCTCGACGATTTGTCGTTGGTCGAAACGCATGACTGCTTCACCATCGCAGAGCTCATCGAATACGAAGCGATGGGACTGACACCGGAGGGGCAGGGCGCAATCGCCGTCAAGGAAGGCTGGACGCAGAAAGATGGCAAGCTGCCGGTCAATCCATCGGGTGGCCTGAAGGCGAAAGGTCATCCGATCGGCGCGACAGGCGTGTCGATGCACGCCCTTGCTGCGATGCAGCTTATGCAAAGCGCCGGCGATCTACAGGTGAAGGATGCGCAACTGGCGGGCATCTTCAACATGGGTGGTGCCGCGGTGGCGAACTACGTCAGCATTCTCGAGCGGATAAAATAG